CCAAATATTGCTGCCTGCCCCAAGAATGATGCGAACATTGCAGTACAGGTTTTACGCCAAGAGCCAACACAAAGTCCTCCAGATAAGGAGCAAAGACACGAACCTCTTGACGGTGATGACGGCGGTATAACCCAGGTGAAATACCAGCATATTGCTTAAATCGGCGGCCAAAATAATACTCGCTGCTAAATCCCACATTCTGTGCAATTTCATGGATACGATCATCCGTCAGCTGCAATAGTTGCTTCGAGCGCTCCAGCCGAACCGCATTTACATATTCAAGCGGGAGCTTGCCCGTAATTTTTTTGAATTGCCGAGTGTAGCTGGCTCTTGTTAGACCAATATCTGCTGCGAGCTCATCCACGGTTATGGTCTGATCATAGTGGTCGCCAATATAACGAATTGAACTTTGAAGACGGGCACGGTCATCGGGTACTTCTGTTGCGGGGGCACTATGGCGAAGCAAGGCACGAAACCACTCCTGAAAACGAAGCTGTACCTCCCATTGCTCCAGCCAATCGCCAGTGACCTGTTGACGCAGTATTTGTTCCAAGGCTTCCAGACAGGAACTCCACGGATTGTAACTGAGTTGCATAAGAGGTAATAATGTCGGAGAATCTGGACTTTGGGAAAGTTCCTGCTGCTTCTCCGTGTTTCTTCTAGACAAAGCGTTTGAAGTCTCTTCTTTCAACTCAGCCACCATAAGATCAAGCTTATAATACTGCAATTCACTTTCTGTCCAAGGCGAACCTTCTATTTTAACGGATGTTCCAGCCGGAACAAACATAATCATTCCTTTTTCCAGATGAGATTCCCGATCTGAGCAAACTATAGAACCCTTCCCAGACGTTACAACGAATATAGCGTGTGAAGACGACATTTTGTATAACAAACGTTTATCGATATGAGACTTATGGAGATCTACGTATTCCATATGCTGAAGTGAGCATAGCCAGGGCTTGGGAATCAGTTGTATTATCGTGTGGCACATGTTCATCGTCCTTAACTGAGAATTATTATCATTTAAAATAGTGTATACGAAAAAAGAAAGCTCTTCAACCCTGACTGAAGAACTTTCTTTCTTATGGGATTATTCTTATGGAGTCATTTTTTCCAAGAGATCATCAATTTTCATGGAATTTGCCGTAATCGCACCTGATTGCCAATGTGATCTTTCCATGATGTACACCTGATTGTTTTTAACGGCCGGAAGAGATTTCCACAATGTGCTGTCAAGTACCTTCAAGGCTTCCTTGTTCTCAGGAGAAGACCATTCACCATTGGAAGGGAACACAATAAGATGATCTGCATCCAGTTGCGGCACGGCCTCTTCAGACAGAATTTCCTGGTATTCTTCCATCTTGTTAACCAGAGGATGAGGTGTTAGGCCAAGCTCCGAATAAATAAATCCGGTGAACCTATTTTTCACACCGAACAGTGCCAGTGTATCATCGTTAACATTCAATCGGACAACTGCAACGGTCTCGTCCCCGACCGCTTCCTGCAACTTCGCCTTAGCATCTGCAATCTTGGCCTCAAATGCCGCAGCAACTTCTTCACCCTTGTCCGGTTTCCCTACAACATCGGCAATGGTTTTCAAAATTTGATTGGAATCCTGCAGTACACTCTCAGGCAGACGATACGTCGGTGCCACCTTGGAGTACATCTCATATTTCTCCATATCTACCCCACCATCTACAATGATGAGATCCGGATCATACTCCAACAAAGCTTCAATACTCCCAGTAGTATCAAATTTCGGAACATCCAGTCCTAAATAATCCTGTACACCCCACATCGGATTATACCACTGCACTACAGGTTTAATATCGAGCGCCTTCAGATAATCTTCCACATATATTCCAGCAATCCGCTGTGGTTGAACCGGAATCGTCACATCTCCAAATTCATCCTGTACAACTCGTGTCGCAGGCTCTGTCTCGTTTCCAGAAGTATTTTCTCCAGAAGCTGCACTTTCAGTTTCAGTTGCAGGAGTCTTTTCCGCATTCGTAGCGGTATTTGTACTACATCCTGAAATAACCAGACCCATGAGCAGTAATGTAATCGCCCACTCTTTGAAACCTTTAACTAAACCTACCATGTTACCCTTCACCCCTATATGATCTGTTGATGTAACCGTGAGAATGTTATACACATAATATATAATGATTATCATTCTCATCTATTGCTTAGGTGAATTGTACCTTATGCCTCAGCTGACCCACAATGTACATTTGATGCTGTTTTTTTATACAAACGAAAACAACCCTGTTGGTACTCCCCCGCTTATCGCAGGGGCAACCTGCCTTGACGATAACTTTCCAACAGTTGATCCACAAAGGAATCGTTCGCCGTACCCTGTAACAGTGCAGCACCAATTAAACCCATATCATCACTCACATACCCTGCTAACTCAGGTTCGCCGGTGAGAGCCAAGGTCTGTTTGAACGCCTGTTCCCTGCATGCGCGCAGCACCTCTTCTTCAGCCACCACTTTATCTTGAGCCCATCGTTCAAAAGCTTGCATCCACTCGTCAGCAAATGCAGAGGCATCCCTTTCATCCAGATAAATTTCCACATCCAATCCTTCGAATGTCTGCTGGGTCAGAATCCGTCCCTCATTAAGATCCGCCAGCAGCTTCTCCACATCCGTTTTGCTCATTGATCTCTCCTCCAGTTCCTCATCATGTCAAATACATCTCAGGTATAACAAAACGCTTCATCATTCGATTAGGATCGGCTGTAAAATGATCCAATTGAAGTTCCTCATATTGAATTTCTCATATATAACTCTGTCACTCCCACAATCGGGTGACCTGGACCAACTTGCGCGTTCCATCAAACTGCAACTTATAGATGTCCGGCATCGTAGTCTTCTCCCAGAAATCATAACCGTAGGAAGAGTCATAATGTTGTAAAATAAGCGTCATTACATCTCCATGGGTTCCGATGACTACCTTGTGACCCACATGTTTATCCAAAATTTTCTCGATTACCGCTACTGCCCTTGAGCGAGCCTGTTCACCAGACTCCCCACCTGAATACGCATACGTAGGATCACGGTACAACTGCTGCTTGGCTTCACGAAAATTATCATGCTTCACATCCAAACTCGATAACTGGCGTTCACGCAGATCTTCCTCTGTCACCACAATTCCACCTGACTGATCTGCCAGAATCTGAATCGTATCCACCGCTCGCCTGTAAGGGCTAGAATAGAACAGTTGAATCTGCTCCCCATGGAGCAGACTGGCAACCGTTCCTGCATCTTGATGACCTTGCTCTGTCAGTCCACGCTCGCGTTCCTGTCCTTCAACATATCTAGACTCCGCATGTCTAACAAAATACAAAAACGTACTGGCCTCACTCATCATCCATCCGCCAACCCTTTTTTCTTCTCAATGACAATCAGGCAGGTACTGTCTGGCAAAGGCGCAGGCTCACCATTTTCCTTCATAAAGATCATTCGTTCTCCAAGTGCTTCCGTGTACCCCTCCTGGAGAAAATGTCGGAAAGTAATAAGCTCGGCTTGTTCACCCAGCGCTTCTCGAATACAGTTCTCATAGGCTGTCGGCGTGAATATACCGAACTGCTCCTGAATTTCATGCACATATGCCTCTTCGCCCCACGTATAGGTATAGAGAAATTCCATTGCATCGTTGATCGGCATCTCTACTTCGTTGTCTGAGATCCGTTCATATTTAATTGCACGTCCCTGAAAATCCTCTGCATACCGCTCCAGCCAGCGCATCCCATCTGGTTCCAGAAAACGAATCCGGCGCTTCTGTGCCTCAGGTTCACTCATGATGCCATCCCGAATCAGAATTCTTCCTCCAGGTGACAGCACACGGAATGAACTTCTCAGCGCTGCCACAACCGTATCAGAATTAAATCTTCGACCGTCCAGTTCAATATATGAATATAATTCATGCAGAATGGATGAAAAAATAACCGTATCCACGGTGCCCGGCTGCACATATTGCTCCAGTTGCAGGGCATCGCCCTTCATCACTTGCCAGCGATGTCCCTCACGTTGTTTTTTGCGCTCCAGCGCTTCAATGACATTGGCTGAAATATCGATACCAATCGGCTCCACTTCAGGTTTTTCCTGCTCAATCAGATCCAGAAGAATTCCTCCACCTGGACCGATATCAAGTACCCGTTTACCAACGATATAGTCAAGCAGTACTTTTTTGTAATCACCGGAGCTGTTCATATCGGACAAATAAGTCTCTTCGTTGTGGAAGCGGTCATAGGCATCCCGGCGTAATCCGAACAGGTCAAATAACAGCAGTACAGCCTTCTCGTATAACGGCGACTTTTCTGCTTCAATACAGAATGCAATCAGCTTCTCAGCCGCTGGAGAAAATTCAAAGGTCACAAACAGTGTATCCGGCAGATCCGCATGACGCTCAATGCGATGTGTTAGATGGGGATTGACGATCTGCTCCCCTGCCGTAATCTGTTCCCACGCATACTGTTCCAAATATTTTTCAATCATTCGTTTCTTGTAAATATTGAGCTTCTTGACCCCTTTGTAATCGTAATACATCGTATTCATCAATGGTTCGAAGCTGATATGTCGAACGATTTCAGATCGACTCTCCATGGATGTTGGATTCATACTTTCGCTGCGAAGCGTCAACAGGAACACTTTCACCATCTCCTGCAACGAAAAATCCTGCATGGCCGACTCCACATACCATAATGTGCGATGAGCCAGCGGAGCCAGCGCCTGTTCTACATCCAGTTCGGTTTGGAGCTTGGCGTACGCCGTATCCATAGCTTCTCCCTGCCGAATAGATGAACTTCTTAAGCGGGATAACCGTTCTTTCACGCTCCAGTCTTCATGAACAGGTCCAGCGATAATCCAGCCTACAATTCGCTGTACCTCAGCCTGAACCTGATTCCATAACGCTGGATCAACGCCTGCAATAATGCATTCATTTAATGCCATCAGTATGGTGTGCAGTTCATCTGTAGTAAGCCACCCTTTGACGATCAAGGCGTGGAGCGGAGCATTCTCGGCAAATGGAATCTCACCGCGTATGTATTGACCAATAAGTCCATGCGTAGCAATCAGAGTACGAATAATCTCATGCCTTGGTGTGTGTGAAGTCGGCGCAGTATGCTCGCTTATATCTGTACTCTTACTTATAGTAGCACTCGGAGAACCAGGTTGATTTATACTCGTCTCCTTAGTCTTACCGATGTCATTATCCTGGTGCTCTGCTCCTGCGTATAGATCATATAACTGAGCGGACCCCACATTGTGTACAAACAAGTTAACGCCCTGCTTTTGCCATACCCGCCGCTGCTCCCGTGATCCAGCCTTCGCCGTCTCTGACCAGATTAATACGTCCTCCAGAATTTCTCGCACCCAAAAAGAAACCTGAAGCTCCTCCAGCACGTGAAGTGTACGCTCGGTGTAATCCAGCACCGGATTAGTTCCCTCAAGTTCGGCAATGGAATGAATGCGTTCGAGGTTAATATGGGGCTTCTCCGCTGCTGCCAGCAGTTGCAGCCATTGCTGCTGGGCTTCCGGCGTGTTACCTGACTTGTATGATTGTATGGCCTTTAATGAATACAGCATGAATAAGTCCCCTCTCTTTCTCTACCCTTATATATAATATAGTTAGATTCGTTTATAAGTTGAACTACTGTATAACTGGCTCTGTATCTTCCGGCAATGTGCCGCTCATTAATATTACCCAGCTTCGAGCCACATCACCCGCAGGATCACCGGACATACCAGTCATCCAATCGATGACCCAGTATTGATCGCCAGCCTCACTGAGCATAACATTATCAGGGTGAAAATCGCCATGACAGATCTGCTGTTGATCAGGCAATGTTTTATTCATTCTGGACTGCTACGAGTAGAAAATCAATTCGATATAACTTCATAATGTGCTCGTTCGAATACGCATAGATTTCCGCAGTTCTTCCCTGACCGATTCGCTCCATACCTATCCTCCCTTTACTCGAACTCACTGCCTCTGACTTTGGAGAAAACCATACAATGAACCAGCGTACCTGTGCTGTCCCGCCGCATCTTGCGCAGTATACCTTCCAGTGTATAACCCGCTCGTTCCGCTACTTTGGCACTTCGCACATTGCGGGCATCACAGCGGATTTCCAGCCGGTTCGCCTCCAGATGAGTAATGGCAAATTGCTCAATGCCTTTCACCGCTTCCGTCATCAAACCCTCACCAGCTCGCGATGTTCGAATCCAGTAACCGATCTCAAAACAGCGGGCGTTCCAATCGATGCGATGTAACCCGCTGCTGCCTACGAATTCATCGGTATGTCTATCACGCAAATGTAACATCATGTCGGTACGCTCCAGATATTGCAGTCTTGCTTTACGAACAGTCACTTCAGACTCTTCCAATGAAGGGATTTTCTCGGCAAAAGGTAACCACAACCGCAGCTGCTCCGCACTCTCACGGACCGCTTCATTAACAGCCGCACCGTCCCCCCACTTCGGTGCTCGAATTGTGAGGCGTTCCGTATGGAAGCTCTCGGGTATCGTTAACATGATCGGATTAAATGGTTATACCTACTCCTCTACCTGAAATATGGAATCAATGATCAGCGGCAAATTATCCCTTACGGACACTGCCCCGAATACTGAACGAGCATGTGCCCCCTGATCCCCAAATACCTCCAACATCAGATCCGAGAATCCATTTAGCACTTTATGATGCTCCTGATACGAAGCGGACGCATTGATAAACCCCTGCACTTTAACCACTCTCTTCACCTGATCCAGTGAACCCAGCACGTCTCGAACGACAGCGAGCACCTCCAGTCCGGCATTTCGGGCAAAATCATATCCCTGTTCTGTTGTGAAGTCTGCTCCAACTTTACCGCGTTCGGAGGTATCCGGACCTTTCCCGGATACATACATGATTCCATTCACAATAACGGCATTGGCGTATTTCGCTGCGGGGGCACTGGCCTGTGGCAAAATGATCCCCAGTTCATTTAATCTCGCTTCAATCATCGTATATTCTCTCCCTCTTTTAGGGTCCTCACGGAACCCGATTCCTTGTATTCCTGCCTATAGACTCTTGGTGATACCTGAACGGTACGTTTGAACATCTTGCCAAAATGAGAGAAGTTACTGAACCCCGCAAGCCAAGCGATGTCTGTAATGGATTCTTCACTTTCTCGCAGCAAACGCTGTGCTTCCTTCACCCGTAACAGATTCAGATAATCACTGAAGGTAAACCCCGTCGTTTGTTTGAACAATCGACTCAGATAATGCGGACTAATGCGAAACATGCCCGCCATCTCCGGTAGTGTCAATGGTTTCTGATAGTTCTCATTCAGGTAACGTACAACTGCCTGTGTCTTGGGATGAAGAACCGGCTCACGATCATCGGAGCTTAACCTGCCCAGGTGTTGATTACGATAGGCATGCAGCAACAATTCAATAGCCCGGTGACGGAGCAACAGGTTGCTTCCGGGTTGAGGACAAAGCATTTCATCCACCATTTCGCTAACCATCCGTTCTAGAACCTCCGTGACCTGTGAAGGAAACCTTACAATAGGAATCTCCCAGCAAAAGGGTTCCTTTAAGCCTTCAACTAACTCCGCGGAAATCGACATGCCAGCAAAAAGCTCCGGCTTCAAATAGAGCACCATCCGCTCATGGTCGGGCATGCCACTCTCCAATGTTTTATGAACCGTATTTCGGTCAACAAACACCAAATCGCCAGCCTTTACCCGGTAGGTCCGGTCCTTAATGAAATAGATACGCTCACCAGACAACAGGTAATATAACTCATAATGATCATGCAGATGGTCATCCGTCATCGAGAAATATCCAATGCGACGATCATATTCGATGTGCAGTAAATCCAAGGGATCATGAAAATCTGCACTGAAAGGTTCTGTCATTTCGCCCTCTCTCCTTTCCATAAATTATAGCAAAATATGCGGCATTTGAAAGCGGTTACGCATAAAATGCGGCGAAAGAAGTACTCCCTTGTTATAGTCTAGAGCTATATTTCAAGGAGGCGATAGACATGAGTAACAAGAAACGTTATGTATTAGTCGGAACTGGCGGCCGCGCCGAATTTTTTTATGGTGCTTTGACCCGGGATTACAGGGATACATCCGAGCTTGTCGGCTTTTGCGATATAAATCAAGTCCGAATGAACTACGCGAATCAACTATTGAAGGAAAAGTACAATTATCATGAGGTACCCACTTATCCTGCAGATCAGTTTGATCAGATGATTGAGAACGAGAAGCCTGACTATGTCATCGTAACCAGCGTTGACCGCACCCATCACAAGTACATCATTCGTGCGATGGAACTGGGTTGTGACGTTGTCACTGAAAAACCGATGACCATCGATGAGGAGAAATGTCAGGAGATTCTGGATGCTGTCAAGCGAACTGGACAGAATGTAAGGGTCACCTTTAACTACCGTTATGCACCGCACCATACTAAGATTCGGGAACTTATTCTGAATGATACGATCGGGAAAGTCACTTCCGTTCACTTTGAATGGCTGCTGAATACCCGCCACGGGGCAGATTATTTCCGCCGTTGGCATCGGGACAAGCGTAATAGCGGCGGACTGCTCGTGCACAAATCCACCCATCACTTCGATTTGGTGAATTTCTGGATCGGCTCGCAACCGGATACCGTGTTTGCATTTGGTGATCTGATGTATTACGGCAGAGAAAACGCAGAAGAACGCGGTGTAACGCAGTTCTACAACCGGGCAACCGGCAACCCGATCGCAAAGGAGGACCCTTTTGCACTGCATTTGGATTCGGATGCTCATATGAAATCCATGTATCTGGATGCTGAATCAGAAGATGGTTATCAGCGGGATCAGAGTGTATTTGGGGATGGCATCAACATTGAGGATACGATGGGTGTTCTTGTGAAGTATCGGAACAAAGCCATTCTTACCTACTCCCTCGTTGCCTACCAGCCATGGGAAGGTTATCGCATTGCCATTAATGGCACCAAAGGCCGGATTGAGATGAACATTGTGGAGCAATCCTATGTCAATTCATTGGGTGATAAAAGTAAGGAAGGTGCATTAATCGGTAAAACGTTGCGGGTTCTCCCGATGTTCGATGCGCCATATGAGGTTGAAGTGGAAGAGAAAGCAGGTGGACATGGCGGAGGTGACCCGGTTCTGCTGAATGATCTGTTTGGAGAGCCTGTTGAAGATCCGTTCCATCGTGCTGCTAACCACGTGGACGGTGCCAGATCCATTCTGACGGGTATTGCTGCCAATCGCGCCATCGCCACAGGTTTGCCTGTCAACGTCAATAATCTGGTTCGTTTCTAAGTCTCACACGTCGTTACCATATACGCCAAAAAGCGCAAGTTGCGAAGGCTTACTGCCCTGCACTTGCGCTTTTACATCTCAATATATTCTGTTGCTGGTATAAGTAAGAACCATGGCCAATTTGATTGGAGAAGAATCCTCTCTCTGG
The nucleotide sequence above comes from Paenibacillus sp. W2I17. Encoded proteins:
- a CDS encoding helix-turn-helix domain-containing protein, with translation MNMCHTIIQLIPKPWLCSLQHMEYVDLHKSHIDKRLLYKMSSSHAIFVVTSGKGSIVCSDRESHLEKGMIMFVPAGTSVKIEGSPWTESELQYYKLDLMVAELKEETSNALSRRNTEKQQELSQSPDSPTLLPLMQLSYNPWSSCLEALEQILRQQVTGDWLEQWEVQLRFQEWFRALLRHSAPATEVPDDRARLQSSIRYIGDHYDQTITVDELAADIGLTRASYTRQFKKITGKLPLEYVNAVRLERSKQLLQLTDDRIHEIAQNVGFSSEYYFGRRFKQYAGISPGLYRRHHRQEVRVFAPYLEDFVLALGVKPVLQCSHHSWGRQQYLGLDDVPEFDVSQMDAQFNLGNVPDFIMLNKGYDRWNLDRFEQVAPTFYVDHLGEDWRSILRSTADVLGKVNRVQDVIGAYEDKAMEGKSRLSRYMRGQTVAFLRISASDITLYGDQQGYVGPVIYQDLGLTPHSRVQQWTRHERRIFIGLDQLSQLHADHLLITFDTGNSAKPGDERELLDREEWKRLPAVKSGNVYEVDFMSWMNYGVISHGKKIEDVLRFMA
- a CDS encoding GNAT family N-acetyltransferase, with the protein product MLTIPESFHTERLTIRAPKWGDGAAVNEAVRESAEQLRLWLPFAEKIPSLEESEVTVRKARLQYLERTDMMLHLRDRHTDEFVGSSGLHRIDWNARCFEIGYWIRTSRAGEGLMTEAVKGIEQFAITHLEANRLEIRCDARNVRSAKVAERAGYTLEGILRKMRRDSTGTLVHCMVFSKVRGSEFE
- a CDS encoding ABC transporter substrate-binding protein, whose amino-acid sequence is MVGLVKGFKEWAITLLLMGLVISGCSTNTATNAEKTPATETESAASGENTSGNETEPATRVVQDEFGDVTIPVQPQRIAGIYVEDYLKALDIKPVVQWYNPMWGVQDYLGLDVPKFDTTGSIEALLEYDPDLIIVDGGVDMEKYEMYSKVAPTYRLPESVLQDSNQILKTIADVVGKPDKGEEVAAAFEAKIADAKAKLQEAVGDETVAVVRLNVNDDTLALFGVKNRFTGFIYSELGLTPHPLVNKMEEYQEILSEEAVPQLDADHLIVFPSNGEWSSPENKEALKVLDSTLWKSLPAVKNNQVYIMERSHWQSGAITANSMKIDDLLEKMTP
- a CDS encoding class I SAM-dependent methyltransferase codes for the protein MLYSLKAIQSYKSGNTPEAQQQWLQLLAAAEKPHINLERIHSIAELEGTNPVLDYTERTLHVLEELQVSFWVREILEDVLIWSETAKAGSREQRRVWQKQGVNLFVHNVGSAQLYDLYAGAEHQDNDIGKTKETSINQPGSPSATISKSTDISEHTAPTSHTPRHEIIRTLIATHGLIGQYIRGEIPFAENAPLHALIVKGWLTTDELHTILMALNECIIAGVDPALWNQVQAEVQRIVGWIIAGPVHEDWSVKERLSRLRSSSIRQGEAMDTAYAKLQTELDVEQALAPLAHRTLWYVESAMQDFSLQEMVKVFLLTLRSESMNPTSMESRSEIVRHISFEPLMNTMYYDYKGVKKLNIYKKRMIEKYLEQYAWEQITAGEQIVNPHLTHRIERHADLPDTLFVTFEFSPAAEKLIAFCIEAEKSPLYEKAVLLLFDLFGLRRDAYDRFHNEETYLSDMNSSGDYKKVLLDYIVGKRVLDIGPGGGILLDLIEQEKPEVEPIGIDISANVIEALERKKQREGHRWQVMKGDALQLEQYVQPGTVDTVIFSSILHELYSYIELDGRRFNSDTVVAALRSSFRVLSPGGRILIRDGIMSEPEAQKRRIRFLEPDGMRWLERYAEDFQGRAIKYERISDNEVEMPINDAMEFLYTYTWGEEAYVHEIQEQFGIFTPTAYENCIREALGEQAELITFRHFLQEGYTEALGERMIFMKENGEPAPLPDSTCLIVIEKKKGLADG
- a CDS encoding aminoglycoside phosphotransferase family protein, producing MNKTLPDQQQICHGDFHPDNVMLSEAGDQYWVIDWMTGMSGDPAGDVARSWVILMSGTLPEDTEPVIQ
- a CDS encoding RidA family protein — encoded protein: MIEARLNELGIILPQASAPAAKYANAVIVNGIMYVSGKGPDTSERGKVGADFTTEQGYDFARNAGLEVLAVVRDVLGSLDQVKRVVKVQGFINASASYQEHHKVLNGFSDLMLEVFGDQGAHARSVFGAVSVRDNLPLIIDSIFQVEE
- a CDS encoding histidine phosphatase family protein, which codes for MMSEASTFLYFVRHAESRYVEGQERERGLTEQGHQDAGTVASLLHGEQIQLFYSSPYRRAVDTIQILADQSGGIVVTEEDLRERQLSSLDVKHDNFREAKQQLYRDPTYAYSGGESGEQARSRAVAVIEKILDKHVGHKVVIGTHGDVMTLILQHYDSSYGYDFWEKTTMPDIYKLQFDGTRKLVQVTRLWE
- a CDS encoding Gfo/Idh/MocA family oxidoreductase, with the protein product MSNKKRYVLVGTGGRAEFFYGALTRDYRDTSELVGFCDINQVRMNYANQLLKEKYNYHEVPTYPADQFDQMIENEKPDYVIVTSVDRTHHKYIIRAMELGCDVVTEKPMTIDEEKCQEILDAVKRTGQNVRVTFNYRYAPHHTKIRELILNDTIGKVTSVHFEWLLNTRHGADYFRRWHRDKRNSGGLLVHKSTHHFDLVNFWIGSQPDTVFAFGDLMYYGRENAEERGVTQFYNRATGNPIAKEDPFALHLDSDAHMKSMYLDAESEDGYQRDQSVFGDGINIEDTMGVLVKYRNKAILTYSLVAYQPWEGYRIAINGTKGRIEMNIVEQSYVNSLGDKSKEGALIGKTLRVLPMFDAPYEVEVEEKAGGHGGGDPVLLNDLFGEPVEDPFHRAANHVDGARSILTGIAANRAIATGLPVNVNNLVRF
- a CDS encoding AraC family transcriptional regulator, translated to MTEPFSADFHDPLDLLHIEYDRRIGYFSMTDDHLHDHYELYYLLSGERIYFIKDRTYRVKAGDLVFVDRNTVHKTLESGMPDHERMVLYLKPELFAGMSISAELVEGLKEPFCWEIPIVRFPSQVTEVLERMVSEMVDEMLCPQPGSNLLLRHRAIELLLHAYRNQHLGRLSSDDREPVLHPKTQAVVRYLNENYQKPLTLPEMAGMFRISPHYLSRLFKQTTGFTFSDYLNLLRVKEAQRLLRESEESITDIAWLAGFSNFSHFGKMFKRTVQVSPRVYRQEYKESGSVRTLKEGENIR